A stretch of the Streptomyces sp. WMMB303 genome encodes the following:
- a CDS encoding FAD-dependent oxidoreductase translates to MNRTRVAVLGAGIIGVACARELALAGLEVTLLDRGGAGAATTSHGEGNVLVSDKGPGPELRLAQFSRRLWPEVLAAVAERSRAGRQAVAAAEWNPKGGIVVATTDAGARGLTEFSAAQRGAGVRAEELTSDALRTAEPFVTSAHTAAVHYPEDAQVQPAGAAAALLTDACAAGAALRTGEEVLAGVVRGGRLTGVRTRGGLLEADLFVDAAGPWSGVLSARLGAPIAVAPRRGDVLVTTPLPPTVFHKVYDADYVGAVGSSEEELQTAAVVESTAAGSVLIGSSRRRAGFDDRLRPEALSAVAAKALRLFPSLAGVPVMRAYGGFRPYVPDHLPIIGADPRLPGLWHATGHEGAGIGLSVGTGRLLRQLVLGEPAGVGSHAFRVDRPAGPAAPSSRQEEEQEQPPTSLRQERRQGQEER, encoded by the coding sequence ATGAACCGAACGCGGGTCGCAGTGCTCGGCGCCGGCATCATCGGAGTGGCCTGCGCGCGTGAACTCGCCCTGGCCGGGCTGGAGGTGACGCTGCTCGACCGCGGCGGCGCGGGCGCGGCCACCACGTCGCACGGCGAGGGCAACGTCCTGGTCTCCGACAAGGGGCCCGGCCCCGAACTGCGGCTGGCCCAGTTCTCCCGGCGGCTGTGGCCCGAGGTGCTGGCCGCGGTCGCGGAACGCTCCCGGGCCGGGCGGCAGGCGGTCGCGGCCGCCGAATGGAACCCCAAGGGCGGCATCGTCGTCGCCACCACCGACGCCGGGGCCCGCGGCCTGACGGAGTTCTCCGCGGCCCAGCGCGGCGCCGGCGTGCGGGCCGAGGAGCTGACGAGCGACGCGCTCCGCACCGCCGAACCCTTCGTCACCTCCGCACACACGGCGGCCGTCCACTATCCCGAGGACGCCCAGGTGCAGCCCGCGGGCGCGGCGGCGGCGCTGCTGACCGACGCATGCGCGGCGGGCGCCGCGCTGCGCACCGGCGAGGAGGTGCTGGCCGGGGTCGTGCGCGGCGGCCGGCTGACCGGGGTGCGCACCCGCGGCGGGCTGCTGGAGGCCGATCTGTTCGTCGACGCGGCCGGACCGTGGTCGGGGGTGCTCTCCGCCCGGCTCGGGGCGCCGATCGCCGTGGCACCGCGCCGGGGTGACGTGCTGGTGACGACACCGCTGCCGCCGACCGTCTTCCACAAGGTGTACGACGCGGACTATGTGGGCGCGGTCGGCAGCAGCGAGGAGGAGTTGCAGACCGCAGCCGTGGTGGAGTCCACCGCTGCGGGCAGCGTGCTGATCGGGTCCTCACGGCGCCGCGCGGGCTTCGACGACCGGCTGCGGCCCGAGGCGCTGTCGGCCGTCGCCGCCAAGGCGCTGCGCCTCTTCCCCTCCCTGGCGGGGGTGCCGGTGATGCGGGCGTACGGCGGATTCCGGCCGTACGTGCCGGATCATCTGCCGATCATCGGTGCCGACCCCCGGTTGCCGGGGCTCTGGCACGCGACCGGTCACGAAGGGGCCGGGATCGGGCTGTCGGTGGGCACCGGGCGGCTGCTGCGGCAGCTCGTGCTGGGCGAACCGGCCGGGGTCGGGAGTCATGCCTTCCGGGTTGACCGCCCGGCCGGGCCGGCAGCGCCGTCCTCCCGGCAGGAGGAGGAGCAGGAGCAGCCGCCGACCTCCCTGCGGCAGGAGCGGCGACAGGGACAGGAGGAGAGATGA
- a CDS encoding maleylpyruvate isomerase family mycothiol-dependent enzyme — protein sequence MERPEFIEVLGKEAQLFADAVGRAEPGTPVPTCPEWTVRDLALHLGTVHRWAAGMVREGRTEPVRPSSPAGLADEALAPWLREGAELLVEVLEAAPEDLECWTFLPAGSAAAFWTRRQAHETAVHRVDAEAALGAPLSPLPAGFAADGVDELLCGFYPRGGTPEGFASDPRTLHLRATDVAGAAWTAVLGDPARAERATAPPSAPDCVYEGTAQDLYLALWNRLPLSELTLSGEVSVAHRWREVFRL from the coding sequence ATGGAGAGACCTGAGTTCATCGAAGTCCTGGGCAAAGAGGCCCAGTTGTTCGCCGACGCGGTCGGCCGGGCCGAGCCCGGCACGCCGGTGCCGACCTGCCCGGAGTGGACCGTGCGGGACCTGGCCCTGCATCTGGGTACGGTGCACCGCTGGGCGGCCGGGATGGTGCGTGAGGGCCGCACGGAACCCGTACGGCCCTCGTCGCCGGCCGGACTGGCCGACGAGGCGCTCGCGCCCTGGCTGCGGGAGGGCGCCGAACTGCTGGTCGAGGTACTGGAGGCGGCGCCCGAGGACCTGGAATGCTGGACGTTCCTGCCCGCCGGGTCCGCCGCGGCCTTCTGGACCCGCAGGCAGGCCCACGAGACGGCGGTGCACCGGGTCGACGCCGAGGCGGCACTCGGGGCGCCCCTCTCCCCGCTGCCCGCCGGGTTCGCCGCCGACGGGGTCGACGAGCTGCTGTGCGGATTCTATCCGCGGGGCGGCACACCGGAGGGCTTCGCCTCCGATCCCCGCACCCTGCACCTCCGGGCGACGGATGTCGCCGGCGCCGCCTGGACCGCGGTCCTGGGCGACCCGGCGCGGGCGGAGCGCGCCACCGCGCCGCCGTCCGCGCCGGACTGCGTGTACGAGGGCACGGCACAGGACCTCTACCTCGCCCTGTGGAACCGGCTCCCGCTCTCGGAGCTGACCCTCAGTGGTGAGGTGTCCGTGGCGCACCGCTGGCGGGAGGTGTTCCGGCTGTGA
- a CDS encoding (2Fe-2S)-binding protein, translated as MSPRRVPARGAADGRGERPLRITVDGRPVDGVAGQTVAGVLLAAGRTAWRSGPSGAARGVFCGIGVCFDCLVTVNGDRDVRACLRRAADGDEVRTQSRARPGTGGAQPADTGAGGSAERGEAAG; from the coding sequence ATGAGTCCGAGACGCGTACCGGCCCGCGGTGCCGCCGACGGCCGCGGTGAGCGCCCGCTGCGGATCACCGTCGACGGCCGGCCCGTCGACGGCGTCGCGGGGCAGACGGTGGCGGGAGTGCTGCTCGCCGCCGGCCGCACCGCGTGGCGCAGCGGGCCCTCCGGCGCCGCGCGCGGGGTGTTCTGCGGCATCGGCGTCTGCTTCGACTGCCTGGTGACCGTCAACGGGGACCGCGACGTACGTGCCTGTCTGCGGCGCGCGGCGGACGGCGACGAGGTGCGCACCCAGTCCCGGGCCCGGCCCGGTACCGGCGGGGCACAGCCCGCGGACACCGGAGCGGGCGGGTCCGCGGAGCGCGGGGAGGCTGCCGGATGA
- a CDS encoding dihydrodipicolinate synthase family protein, whose amino-acid sequence MTGDNRAARPQQPQRSPRGLGGVLVATALPYRENASAPAGLAVDHDRYAAHCRWLVESGCDGVGPNGSLGEYSSLTDRERREVARTAIEAVSGTGTVVVGVHGVGSHQARRWAEAAAEDGADGVLCLPPTMYRANRGEVLAHFTEVAAVGLPVMVYNNPIDTKVDLTPELVAEIAQIDNVVAVKEFSGDVRRVLELRERTAGTGLEVVSGADDVVLESVLMGATGWFAGFPNVFPAESARLFELAAAGKLEEARALYEPLVAAFRWDSRTEFVQAIKLGMEQVGRFGGPCRPPRGPLSPAQREQVEADMARAVAALAQREA is encoded by the coding sequence ATGACCGGCGACAACCGAGCCGCCCGGCCCCAGCAGCCGCAGCGGAGCCCGCGGGGTCTCGGCGGTGTGCTGGTGGCCACCGCGCTGCCCTACCGCGAGAACGCCTCGGCCCCGGCGGGCCTGGCCGTGGACCACGACCGCTACGCCGCACACTGCCGGTGGCTGGTGGAGAGCGGCTGCGACGGCGTCGGGCCCAACGGCTCGCTGGGCGAGTACTCCTCCCTCACCGACCGGGAGCGCCGGGAGGTGGCCCGCACCGCCATCGAGGCGGTGAGTGGTACGGGCACCGTCGTCGTCGGGGTGCACGGTGTCGGCTCGCACCAGGCCCGCCGCTGGGCGGAGGCCGCCGCGGAGGACGGCGCGGACGGGGTGCTCTGCCTGCCGCCGACGATGTACCGCGCCAACCGGGGTGAGGTGCTGGCCCACTTCACGGAGGTGGCCGCCGTGGGTCTTCCGGTGATGGTCTACAACAACCCGATCGACACCAAGGTGGATCTCACCCCGGAACTGGTCGCGGAGATCGCGCAGATCGACAACGTCGTGGCCGTCAAGGAGTTCTCCGGGGACGTGCGGCGGGTGCTGGAGCTCAGGGAGCGGACCGCGGGAACCGGGCTGGAGGTGGTCAGCGGCGCCGACGACGTGGTGCTGGAGAGTGTGCTGATGGGTGCGACCGGCTGGTTCGCCGGGTTCCCCAACGTCTTCCCGGCCGAGTCGGCGCGGCTGTTCGAACTGGCCGCGGCGGGGAAGCTGGAGGAGGCGCGGGCCCTGTACGAGCCTCTGGTGGCCGCCTTCCGCTGGGATTCGCGCACCGAGTTCGTCCAGGCGATCAAGCTCGGCATGGAGCAGGTGGGCAGGTTCGGCGGGCCGTGCCGCCCGCCGCGCGGGCCACTGAGCCCGGCGCAGCGGGAGCAGGTCGAGGCCGACATGGCGCGCGCGGTCGCCGCACTCGCGCAGCGGGAGGCCTGA
- a CDS encoding proline racemase family protein gives MRSVRSLSAVDSHTEGMPTRVVTGGVPPIPGATMAERRRWAVAHLDELRRFLVDEPRGHPAMSGALLQPPLHPQADWGVVYVEVSGFLPMCGHGTIGVATVLVETGMVEVTEPETTVRLDTPAGLVEARVTVRDGAAERVTLRNVDAFALELDAAVRVPGLGEVGYDMAYGGNFYAITELDRLGLPFDRARKDDILAAGLALMDAVNQHNRPVHPADPAIGGCKHVQFLAPGSDGRHSRNAMAIHPGWFDRSPCGTGTSARMAQLHARGALPLHTEFVNESFIGTRFTGQLLETTEVGGVPAVVPEFSGRAWITGMATYLLDPRDPFPHGFVL, from the coding sequence ATGCGCTCGGTCCGTTCGCTCAGTGCCGTCGACTCGCACACCGAGGGCATGCCGACCAGGGTCGTGACCGGCGGGGTGCCGCCGATCCCGGGTGCCACCATGGCCGAGCGCCGCCGCTGGGCTGTCGCGCACCTGGACGAGCTGCGCAGGTTCCTGGTGGACGAGCCGCGCGGGCACCCGGCGATGAGCGGCGCGCTGCTGCAGCCGCCGCTGCACCCGCAGGCCGACTGGGGTGTGGTCTACGTCGAGGTGAGCGGCTTCCTGCCGATGTGCGGACACGGCACCATCGGGGTGGCGACGGTGCTGGTGGAGACCGGCATGGTGGAGGTGACCGAGCCCGAGACCACGGTCCGGCTGGACACCCCCGCCGGTCTGGTGGAGGCGCGGGTGACCGTACGGGACGGAGCGGCCGAGCGGGTCACGCTGCGGAACGTGGACGCGTTCGCGCTGGAGCTGGACGCCGCCGTCCGGGTGCCGGGGCTGGGCGAGGTCGGCTACGACATGGCGTACGGCGGCAACTTCTACGCCATCACCGAACTCGACCGGCTCGGCCTGCCGTTCGACCGGGCACGGAAGGACGACATCCTCGCCGCGGGCCTCGCCCTGATGGACGCCGTAAACCAGCACAACCGGCCGGTTCACCCGGCCGATCCCGCGATCGGCGGCTGCAAGCATGTGCAGTTCCTGGCACCGGGCTCGGACGGGCGGCACTCGCGCAACGCCATGGCCATCCACCCCGGCTGGTTCGACCGCTCGCCCTGCGGCACCGGCACCTCGGCGCGGATGGCGCAACTGCACGCCCGCGGCGCGCTGCCGCTGCACACGGAGTTCGTGAACGAGTCGTTCATCGGCACCCGGTTCACCGGGCAGCTGCTGGAGACCACCGAGGTCGGCGGAGTACCCGCGGTCGTACCGGAGTTCTCCGGCCGCGCCTGGATCACCGGCATGGCCACCTATCTGCTCGACCCCCGGGACCCGTTCCCGCACGGCTTCGTCCTCTAG
- a CDS encoding XRE family transcriptional regulator: MSGPQGSVRSMLALNLKRVRARRGLSISELSRRSKIGKATLSQLESGTGNPTIETVFSLSRVLEVPISDLLDTQRPAGLRVVRGEDVEVLSGEGVELRPLQRIESGEAIFEVYDQQFRAGERRDSPGHVGIEHTVVQAGRLEVAVDGEEAELTAGDYVAFDAALPHSYAAAEGTVRSVLLLQYRTDQRLHPSAPHALPDADAPHGA, encoded by the coding sequence GTGAGCGGTCCCCAGGGGTCGGTCCGGAGCATGCTGGCACTCAACCTGAAGCGGGTGCGGGCCCGGCGCGGACTGTCGATCTCCGAGCTCTCCCGCCGGTCGAAAATCGGCAAGGCGACGCTCTCCCAGCTGGAGTCGGGCACCGGCAATCCCACCATCGAGACGGTCTTCAGCCTCTCGCGGGTCCTGGAGGTGCCGATCTCCGACCTGTTGGACACCCAGCGGCCCGCGGGGCTGCGCGTGGTCCGCGGCGAGGACGTCGAGGTGCTCAGCGGCGAGGGGGTCGAGCTGCGCCCGCTGCAGCGGATCGAGTCGGGAGAGGCCATCTTCGAAGTCTACGACCAGCAGTTCCGGGCCGGTGAGCGGCGCGACTCACCGGGCCATGTGGGCATCGAGCACACCGTGGTGCAGGCCGGACGGCTGGAGGTGGCCGTCGACGGGGAGGAGGCCGAACTGACGGCCGGGGACTACGTCGCCTTCGACGCCGCCCTGCCGCACAGCTACGCCGCCGCGGAGGGGACGGTGCGCTCGGTACTGCTCCTCCAGTACCGGACGGACCAGCGGCTGCATCCCAGCGCCCCGCACGCGCTGCCCGACGCGGACGCCCCGCACGGCGCGTGA
- a CDS encoding FAD/NAD(P)-binding oxidoreductase: MTRRHVAVTGAGPAGLAAAYAALAAGARVTLIDSAEQPGGQYHRMPPEAYAEHPGTRRRGRAAFLRRRHRVLTHPRCRWLPETSVWALERTGPGDGAPAAGPPAAGGFGPPPRVHLLCGGPADGAGRARRTLDADALVLATGAHDRVLPFPGWELPGVCTAGAAQALVKGERLVVGDHVVVAGSGPFLLAVAASLLEAGAGVREVLEAGTFPTLGRNWLDRPWELAGQFGKTAELAGSAAALVRHRVPYRLGRTVVEARGDGRVEEVVTARLRPDWSVVAGTERTVPVDALCVGHGFTPRLELPLAAGCAVRDAPADAGGGAGPFVVVDGEQRTSVPGVFAAGEITGIAGAPAARAEGAVAGWAAAGGDRSVPALRVLRRSRDEGRSFARRLARAHPIGAGWPGWLRQDTVVCRCEETDYGTLCAAFGDPAQAAPRVAKLSTRAGLGPCQARVCGPTVAELRARYGAAGSAGRGTAAEPPGHTPHRRPLAQPLRLGELAAPSEPFADPEDPSDPIDQR, from the coding sequence ATGACCCGTCGTCATGTCGCGGTGACCGGAGCCGGGCCGGCCGGGCTGGCCGCCGCGTACGCCGCGCTGGCGGCGGGCGCCCGGGTGACGCTGATCGACTCCGCCGAACAGCCGGGTGGCCAGTACCACCGGATGCCGCCCGAGGCGTACGCCGAGCACCCCGGCACGCGCCGGCGCGGCCGGGCCGCCTTCCTCCGGCGACGCCACCGGGTGCTGACGCATCCGCGATGCCGCTGGCTGCCGGAGACCTCGGTGTGGGCCCTGGAGCGTACCGGCCCCGGCGACGGCGCCCCCGCCGCGGGACCCCCCGCGGCGGGGGGCTTCGGGCCGCCGCCGCGGGTGCACCTGCTGTGCGGCGGCCCCGCGGACGGCGCCGGGCGCGCCCGGCGCACGCTGGACGCGGACGCGCTCGTGCTGGCGACCGGCGCACACGACCGGGTGCTGCCCTTCCCCGGCTGGGAGCTGCCGGGCGTCTGCACCGCCGGGGCCGCGCAGGCGCTGGTGAAGGGCGAACGCCTGGTGGTCGGCGACCATGTCGTCGTCGCGGGCAGCGGGCCCTTCCTGCTCGCGGTCGCCGCGTCGCTGCTGGAGGCGGGTGCGGGGGTGCGGGAGGTACTGGAGGCCGGCACCTTCCCCACCCTCGGCCGGAACTGGCTGGACCGGCCCTGGGAGTTGGCGGGGCAGTTCGGCAAGACGGCCGAACTCGCCGGAAGCGCGGCGGCGCTGGTGCGCCACCGGGTGCCCTACCGGCTCGGCCGCACGGTCGTGGAGGCGCGAGGCGACGGCCGGGTGGAGGAGGTCGTCACGGCGCGGCTGCGCCCGGACTGGTCGGTCGTGGCCGGGACGGAGCGCACGGTGCCGGTGGACGCGCTGTGCGTCGGGCACGGGTTCACCCCCCGTCTGGAGCTCCCGCTGGCCGCGGGCTGCGCGGTGCGGGACGCACCGGCCGATGCCGGTGGCGGCGCCGGACCGTTCGTGGTCGTGGACGGGGAGCAGCGCACCAGCGTGCCGGGCGTCTTCGCCGCCGGGGAGATCACCGGTATCGCCGGGGCCCCGGCAGCCCGGGCCGAGGGCGCCGTCGCGGGATGGGCGGCGGCCGGCGGCGACCGTTCGGTGCCCGCGCTGCGGGTGCTGCGGCGCAGCCGGGACGAAGGGCGGTCCTTCGCCCGCAGGCTGGCCAGAGCGCACCCGATCGGTGCGGGCTGGCCCGGCTGGCTGCGCCAGGACACGGTCGTGTGCCGCTGCGAGGAGACCGACTACGGCACGCTGTGCGCGGCGTTCGGCGATCCGGCGCAGGCGGCGCCGCGGGTCGCCAAGCTGAGCACCCGGGCCGGACTCGGCCCGTGCCAGGCCCGGGTCTGCGGCCCCACCGTCGCCGAGCTGCGTGCGCGGTACGGCGCCGCCGGGTCCGCGGGCCGCGGTACGGCCGCGGAGCCGCCCGGGCACACCCCGCACCGCAGACCGCTGGCCCAGCCCCTCCGCCTCGGTGAACTGGCTGCTCCATCGGAGCCGTTCGCCGACCCGGAGGACCCGTCCGACCCGATCGACCAGAGGTGA
- a CDS encoding Cmx/CmrA family chloramphenicol efflux MFS transporter: MPFVLYVLALAVFAQGMSEFMLSGIVPDIAAGMGVSLAAAGSLTSAFAVGMVVGAPLMAALGSRWDRRGALLCFLSVFLLAHVVGASTTSFAVLVATRVVGALANAGFLAVALAAAAAMVPPDAKGRAVSVLLGGVTLACVAGVPAGALLGQAWGWRTAFWAVAVLSTPALAALVRSLPGARPDPPRPAHPAAAPNTGVRRELRALREPRLLVTLLLGALVNGATFCSFTYLAPLLTEVAGFADGWVPGLLALFGLGSFLGTAAAGRLADRYPLRLLVAAGAALSLGWALFGLTAGHPYAAVVLVPVQGVLSFAVGSTLISQALYAAAEAPSLAGGFATAALNVGAALGPWAGGLALSSGSGYRGPLWISALLVLLAWAVGGAAQAVATRGAIRRRRAAAAVTAGTPPASGAPRTPHH; this comes from the coding sequence ATGCCTTTCGTGCTGTACGTACTTGCGTTGGCGGTTTTCGCGCAGGGGATGTCGGAGTTCATGCTGTCCGGGATCGTGCCGGACATCGCCGCCGGAATGGGGGTGTCTCTCGCGGCGGCCGGGTCGCTGACCTCGGCGTTCGCCGTCGGAATGGTCGTGGGCGCGCCGCTGATGGCGGCCCTCGGCAGCCGCTGGGACAGGCGGGGGGCACTGCTGTGCTTCCTGAGCGTGTTCCTGCTGGCCCATGTCGTGGGTGCGTCCACGACGAGCTTCGCCGTCCTGGTCGCCACCCGGGTGGTCGGGGCGCTGGCCAACGCAGGGTTCCTCGCCGTCGCGTTGGCCGCCGCGGCCGCGATGGTGCCGCCCGACGCCAAGGGGCGGGCCGTCTCCGTGCTGCTCGGTGGGGTCACGCTCGCCTGCGTCGCCGGAGTGCCCGCCGGAGCTCTGCTGGGGCAGGCATGGGGGTGGCGCACGGCGTTCTGGGCCGTGGCGGTGCTCTCGACGCCGGCCCTCGCGGCCCTCGTCCGCTCGCTGCCCGGAGCGCGGCCGGACCCACCGCGGCCGGCGCACCCGGCAGCCGCACCGAACACCGGCGTCCGCCGGGAACTGCGGGCTCTGCGCGAGCCGCGGCTGCTGGTGACACTGCTGCTGGGCGCCCTGGTCAACGGCGCCACCTTCTGCTCCTTCACCTACCTCGCTCCGCTGCTCACCGAGGTGGCCGGGTTCGCGGACGGCTGGGTGCCGGGACTGCTGGCCCTCTTCGGCCTCGGCTCCTTCCTGGGCACCGCCGCCGCGGGCCGACTCGCCGACCGGTATCCGCTGCGGCTGCTGGTCGCGGCCGGCGCCGCACTATCGCTCGGGTGGGCCCTGTTCGGGCTGACAGCCGGGCACCCGTACGCGGCCGTCGTCCTCGTGCCGGTCCAGGGCGTGCTGTCGTTCGCCGTCGGCTCCACACTGATCTCCCAGGCGCTGTACGCCGCCGCCGAGGCGCCCTCCCTCGCGGGCGGTTTCGCGACGGCGGCGCTCAACGTCGGTGCTGCGCTGGGCCCCTGGGCCGGGGGCCTCGCGCTGAGCAGCGGATCCGGCTACCGCGGCCCGCTGTGGATCAGCGCCCTCCTGGTGCTGCTCGCATGGGCGGTGGGCGGGGCGGCGCAGGCCGTCGCCACCCGGGGCGCGATCCGGCGGCGTCGGGCAGCGGCAGCGGTCACAGCCGGAACACCTCCCGCCAGCGGTGCGCCACGGACACCTCACCACTGA